Below is a window of Trichosurus vulpecula isolate mTriVul1 chromosome 4, mTriVul1.pri, whole genome shotgun sequence DNA.
CAACCTGTTACTGAGGTAATGTGTTATGTAGCAAAATATGCCCTGTTGCCTTCAAAATTTAAATACAACCATAGGATATATGCCTCTATGACTTTCAGATTCCATTATTTCTATTCATAGCTCTAGAAATACCATGATGGGCATATCTaagtctccttccttcccacagcATTGTATACATGCTGTTTCAGTAAGAAGAGCCAGCTTTTTATCCCCTTTCAAATCTTGTTGTGATTGTATAGAGGTAACTATggctgagaaaaaggaaaagctggTAGAAAAACTGGTTTCACCATCATCTTTCTTTCCAAAGAAGGCCCAGATCTTCTCAGCTCTTTTTTCAGGGGTGTTCTCATCTTCTGGAAGATGCTTCAGGTCATCAGGATGGATCATTTTGAAAATAGCCTGTACAAAATGACACAGGGAGGCAGAGTCAAGAGTTATAGTCATATACTCAATAAATTGGTATAAATTGGGCGAGACCCATTAGTTACAGCTTTTCTCATGATGAACCAGAGTTGGCCTCACAGGGTTCATGACAAAAATAAATGGTTTTGAAAATGATCGTATGGGAATTGAGGAGCCTCATACTTCAGGACCAgtctggattctagtcctggctcagCCACTAACTTCCTCTGTGGTGTAGGACCAGTCACTTGACTCTTtggattcagtttcctcttctgtaaaataagatgattGGCTTTGATAATTTCCAGTTATCAAAAGTCCCTTTTAGTTCAGATGTAGAAGGCTTTCTAAGTGGTGCCTTTGGCAGGAAGGCCCTCaaattaaaagaaaggcaaaacaacttTTCAAACACAGAACTAGATTAATTCCCTAGAAACTGTCAATACGATCTCACCCAATCAAGTGGAAATTCCATCAGGTTCCAGTCAtaatacaaataagaaataagagCGTAGGCTGGATGTGGGCCTTTAGGTGAACTGGAAGTTTTCTATCTGCTTCATTGCATCCAGCTCTATGTTCAAGTTGTCCACAGTATCATAGCATTTAGATCTGAAAGTAGCCTagagattttttgttgttcagttgtgtctgactctttgtgatcctatatgGGGtcttcttgggaaagatactggagtgatgtgtcatttccttctccagtggattaaggcaaacagaggttaagtgacttgcccagggccacacagctagtgaatgtctgaagctgaatttcaactcaggtcttcctgattccaggcccagcaccctaaacactgagccacctagctgcctccacagatttttttttagcaacctttcattttatagaagagaagaataagattcagagaggttaaataatttgtccagggtcacacacatatTAAGGAGTAGggtaaggatttgaacccaggtcttctggttctaaatcaaAAGTTCTTGCTATTATGCCACACAGCCTCTGATGTCTGGGGACATCAATCCATACAGTGTGGGGATCAAGGTTGGGGGGAAAGAGGCATGCTTAGCTTGAGTGGATATTTCTCTATCCTTTTTGCCACCCCCATTATCCCTTAACCCTTTGACAAAGTGTAACATTGAGTACAATGTGGTTCCAAAGtgtaatctctctgagccttattcTCTTCCTGTGTAAAATGTGAAGCTAATTGTCTTTCTCATTCAAtttttctgtgattctatgaattctGGAAGAATTCCAGAATGTCTTTATGCAACCGGGTAAATCTGGACTGGAGTGGTTGCACCAGGGATAATTTGGACCTGGAATGTGTATATCGGGGAAGCTCTGGGTCACAGTGGATCTTTTAAGGCTACCTTAACTTTTAAACATATTCCTGGGGCAGGCTGGAGGCCTGCATTTGCCCCTCCTGGATACAAGGATATGAAACCAAAAATGTTCCACTTCTGGCCCTTGGTAGCTATTTGTTAAACTTCCTGGCCTGGAGAAAAGGATACCAGGGTCTTCTGGTGCCTCCCTTGTTCCCCACCCTCTACCCTGCCTGCCAATGGAGCATAGCAGTACTAACTGTACTGTATGTCTAGAGAAATTGTGAAATTGCTACATTCTTTCCTGAACCCAAGAAAGATGAGAGAATCTGACTTGTCCTCCCCTAGGTCCAATAAGATATTCTGTTTGTTCTTTATTTCACATATgggaaatatatgaaataaagaaCCATCAGAACATCTTTGACTGGACAACTTGGGAGAAAAGGGGCACTGAGTGACATATAAAAGCATAACAAGGTCCCTGTGGCACAAGTCTCGGTGCCCTCTATGTCCTTCTCCATCTGGCTTGAAGGGGTAGGGAtcctgcaaaatgaaatgagcagagatTCTACAAGAGAAGAGATTTGAATTTTGGATAATATCCCAGTTTTCCTCTGGCCCCAACTCCAACTTAAGATCATAGAACCATAGCATGATAGATAGCAGGAACAGAGGAATCTTTGTTTCCgtagcaggaaactgaggcccagattgggGATGCAAGTCACATTCGTAAATGagttagtgtcagaggtaagaccaGAACACAGGTGTTCCAATGTCTAGTTCAGGCCAATgctctttttattttactattactTATTTCTATTATACTATAACTTAAAGTGTAATATTCCACACCTTCTACCCACCACACTAGgccttccttatctccttccatctcctttcttcccttgccCCAGGGAGCACCCATATTCCCTCAAAGAAACCTCTAAACCCAATAAGGGTAACCCTCCACAGGCATCTCTCTGCTGATGTCTGGCTAACACAGACTATCTTTGGTCCCTTTCCCACAGTCAATATGAAAATGTGACTCTCTCCATGTTTCCTCAAGGAGGACGCAAGTCCATCACAGCCACTCCAGTCTCTAGTGATACTGTGAACATGTTCCATTTCATCAGAATGCCCAGGAAGAGCATTTTGTGTGCATGgtaaaagaactttgcaaatgaATATTCAGTTGAAAATGCATGTAGGCTTTCTCTATggaaatattcatatttattgATGATTTTCTAGCTtgtactttaaaaatgtaaagaaatgcaTGTAGAAGCATGTACAatcttaaaacaaataaacagcacatgcataacctatatcagattgcttcacttcttggggaggggggaagggggagaggaaaagaaaaatttggaactcaaaatcttataaaaaatgaatgttgaaaactatctttgcatgtaactggaaaaaataaaatactatttactttaaaaaaccccaaccaaATAATCAACCCTTGCTCTTCCCCTCAAATCCACCTCTTCCTCTATAATAAGAATAGAATTAAAATGCAAAACTTTTGTAAAAGGTCAATCACTGGAggtaaagggagggaaggggaaatccTAGAACgtgccttaaagatcatctagttcagctcccttattttatagaagaggaaattgaggaagaaaaaaattaaaagacaaagtGCAAAAGTTCAAAGAAGctaaaaaatgggaaatataaAAACTACAGGAGACAACAGATACTATAGATATAAATGACTGTCTTTGATGTCTACATccaacatcagagctggaaggaacctcagaagtcatctagctcAACTCTCCCCCAATCCCCACTCCCCTACAATTGACTGGACCAAAGTCACACTGCTGGTGTTTAAGTAGGAGAGCTAAGACTAGATGTGAGCTGCCTGTCTTAGTGTTTGCTGTTTTGCACATTTCAGACATGGTATCTATTTAAAGCTCATTGTGGGTTATAAAATTTGAATTTGTAATATTTGCAGTTTTGAAGAAAATGTATCCAAATACTAGAAAATGCCTGGATTCTTCCCTTGTATCAGGAACATTCTCTTGTAAAACCACAGAAAAATACCTATAGCATGATTGTGTTTAATACATTAGAAATGCCACTCTTTCTGTATTCTGCATGCTATGTGAATAGAGGTCAATCTCCTGGCAATACTTTTccttctaaaatattaaatatgaaagtACATATGGCAAAATTATTTATGATAGCTAGGAtcagacagctaggtagcacagcggatagagtgccaggcctgaggtcaggaagattcatcttcctgagttcaaatctagcctcagacacttattatcttatgagacccttggcaagtcacttaattctgtttgcctcagtttcctcatctatacaatttgctgaagaaggaaatgacaaaccactcccatatatttgccaagaaaacccccaaaatggggtcactaagagttggacacggctgaaacaactaaacaacagcaattTGGGGTTGTGGAGAAAGGCTTAGttttcccttctttgatcttACCCTTTATCCTCGAGAGCATTCCAAACCCTCAGGAGTCTTAGATTAACACTCATGACTTCCTTTAATAcatcaaattcaaaataattctgaggccaaattagtttgggaaagaaacataaagaataatttttaaatcaattcATGATGACcatagagagaaagcaaatatCTTTCAAACAAACCCACCCAAACTCTACCTAGGCTATCCCTCATTAAGGGTATCGGTGCAATGAGAAAACACTGGCCtggaaatcagaagacctagttCTTAGCTCCTGCTCTGCCTCTAACTATCTCCAGCCAAgtcctttttcctctctaaacttatttcctcctctgtgaaaggaggggctgggtgacctctaaggtcccttccagctctggctccATAAGGcaaaagttctgtgattctatgtcaTTGGCTCCACTGGGTCCCAGCCAACCAACGATGGGAGAGAAGATAGACTATACCATGACGATCTCAAGCACTTCATTTTTGCTGATGGCGCCATTGCCATCTATGTCGTAGAGGGAAAACGCCCACTCCAGTTTCTGGTTGGTTTTGCCAGCTGTGGTCATGTGCAGCGCAATGATGTATTCCTTAAAGTCCAGAGTCCCATCACTGTTTGTGTCGAAGCTGCGGAACACATGCTGGGCATAGGCCTTCGGGTCTGCATCTGGGAAAAATTTGGAGTAGATGCTCTCAAACTCCTGTTTGGTTATCCTGCCACTGGGGCACTCCTTCAGGAAGGACTGGTACCAGGCACATAATTCCTCCTCTTTGTATTTGGTATTTAGTTGCAGCTCCTCCAAGATATCTTTGGACAGGGAACCACTTTTGCTGTTTCCCATGGGTGAGTTGAGGTTGGGCACCAGACAAGTAGTAAATGCTAAGTGGCAGCTAGCCTCCTCTCTCTGAACTGAGGCTGACTTCACACAGGGTCCAGGGTTTTCAAATTAAGACAAAGCCTGTGGGAGATTAGAAGGATTTGTGGTCATTACTAATCTGATAGCCACTTCTCTACCCCATGTACTAATAGGAGGTACCATGAACTGTCTCCTGGCTTAGAAACGGTGTCCTCTGAGCCCTCTCTCTCCTGTCATGATCTTAGGACCTCAGAATGTTGaggttaagaaaagaaaaggggctTTTAATGAAGCTTTGCAAGAGGAGTTTCCTTTGTTAGTCAATGTATAGAAAACATGCATCTCCTTTACACTTACCATTTGGTGTTCTGGTGGCATCCCCACATTATCTATGAGGGCATGGaatgtgtcttatctaaactttgtatttcttttaaggATTGTCATAGCCCCCTGCTCACAATaggcatttgtcatttcctccaaGCTTCACTTCTTTGCTTATTCCTTTTCCAGATTCTCCAAGACCCTAATATATACTGATCTCTCATTATCTTATGCCCATAAACTCCCTCTACAAATTCATTGTTAATGGAGCAAATAAATTTCCCACACTTGCTATTCTCCATGGTCGTTCTTAAAATAACGTGTGATCAGAGCTGGAGATCACCTGTTCCAATccgcttcattttatttttgaggaaattgagggccaaAGAGGTGAgaggactttcccaaggtcacacttaGAGAAGCAAAGTCAGAACTAGGACCTGGGTTCTCCTGCTTCACAGTGGGTCCTAGTTCTGACTTTGCTTCTCtaagtgtgaccttgggaaagtcctcTTTGGCCCTCCACATACACATCCTTACTGACTGCTGcccaaaattctttttaaaaagttcttcatCTTTGATGAAATATGTAATGCTCCTAGAAGAGGCTGtacaatgaaatgaaaatgtctGATATTAGTCACTTTTCAGCCAGCAGAAGGACAGGGTCAGAGATGAAACAAGAAAGGATACAGAACGAGAATTCAAAGTACCTTTGgtgtgagaagggaagaaaaccgGGCAAAGTAGAGGTTGGGGTTCCTCAAGGGTCACAATTTTCTCTAGATCTTTTTTTGAGAGTGGGTCTCTTTATGTTGCCCATATTGGAAGTATAGTGGTCCCTCATGGCTCACTCCACGGCTGATCTCCTCTAAAGCTCTGACCTGCTTTGTTCCTGACCTGGGCcagttcttctccttccttccaggcAGCCTGACGGTTACCTCACTTGAAGGGGCTCATCATGCTGGCATCAGCCTTAGTGATGAGACTGTATCAGCTGGCTTTAGTCATAttcagctcagagctccaagattAAGTGATCCACTAGCTTTAACCTCCCTAGCTGCTGGGAAGTGAGAAAAAGTCTCCTGTAATAAGTGGAGTTTAagctaaactttgaaggaaaccaagaattctaaaaaaaatcagaggtcaGTAGGGAGTGCATTAAAGGCAGGGGAGAGAACCTGTGCAAAGGCAAAGACTGGAGAGATTGAGTGTccagtgtgaggaacagcaagaaagtcagAGTGTGTGAGGCAGAGTAATGTGTAAggatggaaagataggttggagatAGGTTGTGAACATCTTTAAGTGACAAACAGGGGAATTTGAATTAAATCCTAGAAGTAACAGGGAACCACCAGTTTATCAAGCAGGGGAATGACATAAAgggttggacctgtgctttagaaaatcGTTTTGGCAGATATGTGGAGAATAGACTGTAGAGGAGACTTGAAATATCTTAATTTCGTGAGAATAGGGAGCACAAAGTCTAACATCGCTCCCATTTTCTGCTAAAGGTAAAACTAAACATGCATGGACATTCTGTGACCATGCAATATCTACACATCAGGGactgaaggaggaaggagatgccTGTTCATTGACCCTTTGGTGAGCATGCGTGAGTCACAGGGATAATGGGCTATTTATTTGGAATTTTGCCTCTGTGCTAATATGGGGAAGATTATTTTCCATGGGACTTGAACCTTAATCATTATCTTACTAAAGTCCTGTGGACCTTAATCAAATTGCTAATATTCCCTAGGTTTGTGTAACCACAGCCCAAAACCACTATTTGCTTTTAATTCCATTAAAGGCTCAGGCCCTTACCAGCAATGTCAGGAGTTGATTCACTGAGCTGGGTTGTGAGTGCTGTGCAGAGGGATGGGATAGACGATCCCAGGGCTTCAACTAGTACCTCTATAGGGACCATGTGACTTTGTATGTCTGAATCTTAGGGCCCACGAAGCTCTTTGTGATTCTCTAAATCATAGCAATGGAGAAAGGGTAGGCTCTGTTGGTGCATGCTTGGCAGGCCAATATATGGCTATCATCTTGACATCCACATTCATTTAGACCCCAATAGAGACAACCAATTACCTTGGGGCCAAGCGTCTAGGGATAATAATGATCCCTAGGCCATTCCCTAGGGAATCCCATTATTTCCAGAAGAGCAATCTAGCAGCTTACTGAAGAatcaaaaattgttttgttttttttactccATAGTCTTTGGCACTGTTAAATTATCCAACATCAGAACTAAATATGGTTTCATCAAAGGGGATGATCCTAAAGAAAGTACATTGCTTTGTGGCTTGACCTTTCCAGCAATCTTGCAGCTGAACCTTCCTATATGTGTTGTGTCCTCCTATTAGCAcagagccttgcacatagtaggcattcaattaATTTTATGGTTGCTGTTAATTTATTGATCTTCTTACTGGGATAAAACACCATCTGGTGGGAATTATGCCCACAGAATTGAAtcattggaagggacttcagaagtcatctagtctaacccttaaCTAAATAATAATTCTGCCTCTACTTGAAAACTTCCAGTTGTCCCCAGGGTTATAGCTCTGCACTAAGGACTCTATACAGGAGAAGTGGGGAAAAGGGTCATAGGATTACAGGATTTAAAGCAATACCTGGCCCAAccgcctcattttttttcttgatagcattttattttttccccaatcacatgtcaggacaatttttagcattcatttttacaagattttgagttcaaaatttttctccctgcctcccctctcctcttcctaaaatggtaggcaatttgatataggttatacatgtgctatcatgtaaagcctatttctgtattagtcacagttgtgaaatatgtatgctttgatctgcattcagagtccatcagttctttatctggatgtggatagcattttccttcatgaatccattgtgtttctgagaagagctgagtcacaTATACTTGTGGTCCATGCAAGGATTTTGGGTAGCCcataaaaaatacaaaggatGTAACTATGGCTTAGGTCATCCTCAGACCCCAAGGCTGTTCTCAGACAGAGCTAATAGGGCTCACTGGCCTTTTAAGAAGTGATTAAGAATCCTAATACCCTTGTGCAGGCCTGataaatgtgtgcatgtgtgtgtgtgtgtgtgtgtgtgtgtctgtgagcaCACACATGAgcgcacgtgcgcacacacatacacacacacatatttatttatttatttatttattgacaaggcaattggggttaagtgacttgtccagggtcacatagctagtgtcaagtgtctgaagctagatttgaattcaagccctcctgactccagggttggttctctgtcaactgtgccacctagctggccccaaATCATTCGTAgctgatcattacacaatgttgctgatactgtatacagtaca
It encodes the following:
- the RCVRN gene encoding recoverin, whose protein sequence is MGNSKSGSLSKDILEELQLNTKYKEEELCAWYQSFLKECPSGRITKQEFESIYSKFFPDADPKAYAQHVFRSFDTNSDGTLDFKEYIIALHMTTAGKTNQKLEWAFSLYDIDGNGAISKNEVLEIVMAIFKMIHPDDLKHLPEDENTPEKRAEKIWAFFGKKDDDKLTEKEFIEGTLANKEILRLIQYEPQKVKEKLKDKKQ